In Aedes albopictus strain Foshan chromosome 3, AalbF5, whole genome shotgun sequence, the following are encoded in one genomic region:
- the LOC109422705 gene encoding uncharacterized protein LOC109422705 gives MAEYDADELQAPAWLNDQFFENAVRSFANDPSIEIVGGCELRPATKGGDHYASIMFRTTVRYRSGRRSQSEEQTLDLVIKALPTADGFKRDLTKDSGLFETEIKMYSEVLPAMTKLLKDIGEHLEVPRLIYAASDPNAVIVLEDISPHGWLTGRECIKSFDEALYTVRNIAMLHASSLYLHETTMNLSSFNASNFITTGPVLAIFSRGFDDLRRGIEKWPGCELYVQKLKKLHETFQERWQRVYAVNSPSSSSGGYNVLNHADFQWKNLMHKKDSEGRIVDSMLIDYQCCHWGSPALDVLSLIDLIVDKDTKMTRRDEIIYQYYQQFALVLRKAGFQGKIPSLVDLQVELLRKGFHELVQASVESFKYVELTESTFDEFNAGEMGIHSCFQDKEFQRVICAELESLLHRGLLDE, from the exons ATGGCCGAGTACGACGCTGACGAGCTACAGGCGCCCGCATGGTTGAACGATCAATTTTTCGAAAATGCTGTGCGAAGTTTTGCCAACGATCCATCGATCGAGATCGTTGGTGGTTGCGAGCTGCGACCTGCAACCAAAGGTGGAGACCATTACGCCAGTATTATGTTCCGTACAACCGTGCGGTATCGTTCCGGTCGTCGCAGTCAATCCGAAGAGCAAACATTGGATCTGGTGATTAAGGCCTTACCAACTGCGGACGGTTTCAAGCGGGATCTCACCAAAGACAGCGGGCTGTTTGAGACAGAAATCAAAATGTATAGTGAGGTGCTACCGGCTATGACGAAGCTGTTAAAAGACATTGGCGAACATCTGGAAGTTCCGAG ACTGATATATGCTGCAAGCGATCCGAATGCTGTGATAGTACTTGAAGATATTTCACCCCACGGTTGGCTGACTGGACGtgaatgcattaaaagttttgatGAGGCTCTTTACACTGTGAGAAACATAGCAATGCTTCACGCATCATCCTTGTATCTTCATGAAACG ACCATGAACCTGTCAAGTTTCAATGCCAGCAATTTCATAACCACCGGACCTGTCTTGGCCATCTTCAGCAGAGGGTTTGACGATCTGCGCAGAGGGATCGAGAAGTGGCCTGGATGTGAACTGTACGTCCAAAAGCTGAAGAAACTTCACGAAACCTTTCAGGAACGGTGGCAACGAGTGTATGCAGTGAActctccatcatcatcatcgggagGCTACAACGTGCTCAATCATGCCGACTTTCAGTGGAAAAATTTGATGCACAAGAAGGACTCGGAAGGCCGTATCGTTGATTCCATGCTGATCGACTACCAGTGCTGCCATTGGGGATCACCAGCCCTCGACGTGTTATCGCTGATCGATCTCATCGTGGATAAGGATACGAAGATGACTCGTCGGGATGAAATCATCTACCAGTACTACCAACAGTTTGCGTTGGTTCTAAGGAAGGCTGGATTCCAAGGCAAAATTCCAAGTCTAGTTGATTTGCAGGTAGAACTGCTGCGGAAAGGATTCCATG AACTCGTGCAAGCATCGGTGGAATCATTCAAGTACGTTGAGCTGACAGAATCTACTTTCGATGAGTTCAACGCTGGAGAGATGGGCATTCATTCGTGCTTCCAGGACAAAGAATTTCAGCGTGTTATTTGTGCTGAGCTAGAATCGTTGCTGCATCGAGGATTGTTGGATGAATAA